One part of the Marinobacter sp. MDS2 genome encodes these proteins:
- the mutY gene encoding A/G-specific adenine glycosylase, with product MPDLFADKLLDWYDNHGRHNLPWHHNRNAYRVWVSEIMLQQTQVATVIPYFEAFMASFPDVQALAAAPVDDVLSHWSGLGYYARARNLHKAARQVVNEFGGEFPQDQETLESLTGIGRSTAAAILAQAFGKRAAILDGNVKRVLARYHAVPGWPGQSAVLKQLWEHAETHTPDQRVRDYTQGIMDLGAMVCTRSKPKCDSCPLNNGCTAYAENQTHLYPGSKPKKQKPEKTTWMLIFEDNEGRILLERRPPSGIWGGLWSLPELDPAYGTEELQEACERELGLVCSDPELISGFRHTFSHYHLHIQPARLPVSASTKVSDSENQRWLHRDEALALGLPAPIRSLLTEPEQSALL from the coding sequence ATGCCAGACCTTTTCGCCGACAAACTGCTTGATTGGTACGACAACCACGGCAGGCACAACCTGCCGTGGCACCACAACCGCAACGCTTACCGGGTCTGGGTTTCTGAGATCATGCTTCAGCAAACCCAGGTCGCGACCGTTATTCCCTACTTTGAAGCCTTCATGGCCAGCTTCCCCGATGTGCAGGCACTCGCCGCAGCCCCCGTTGACGACGTGCTCAGCCATTGGTCAGGCCTTGGCTACTACGCCCGCGCCCGGAACCTGCACAAAGCAGCCAGGCAGGTCGTTAACGAGTTCGGCGGAGAGTTCCCTCAAGATCAGGAAACACTGGAATCCCTCACCGGCATCGGCCGCTCAACCGCCGCAGCCATTCTGGCCCAAGCCTTCGGCAAGCGCGCCGCGATTCTGGACGGCAACGTAAAACGGGTGCTAGCCCGCTATCACGCCGTACCCGGCTGGCCGGGACAAAGCGCTGTCCTCAAGCAGCTATGGGAGCATGCTGAAACCCACACACCAGACCAACGTGTGCGCGATTACACTCAGGGCATTATGGATCTGGGCGCCATGGTGTGTACCCGCAGCAAACCGAAGTGCGATAGCTGCCCTCTCAACAACGGGTGCACTGCCTATGCAGAAAACCAGACCCACTTGTACCCTGGCTCCAAACCCAAAAAGCAGAAGCCGGAAAAAACCACCTGGATGCTGATTTTCGAAGACAACGAGGGCCGAATCCTGCTTGAACGTCGCCCTCCTAGCGGCATCTGGGGCGGGCTATGGAGCCTTCCCGAGCTGGATCCAGCGTACGGTACTGAAGAACTGCAAGAAGCCTGTGAGAGGGAACTGGGGCTCGTGTGCAGCGACCCAGAGCTGATCAGCGGTTTTCGCCATACATTCAGCCATTACCACTTACACATTCAGCCGGCCCGTTTGCCGGTATCCGCCAGCACCAAGGTTTCAGATTCGGAAAACCAGCGTTGGCTACACCGCGACGAAGCACTCGCGCTAGGCCTGCCAGCACCCATTCGCAGCTTGCTGACGGAGCCGGAGCAAAGCGCCCTGCTCTGA
- a CDS encoding oxidative damage protection protein yields MSRTVFCRKYQKEMEGLSMPPMPGPKGQDIFENVSKAAWDEWQNQQTMLINEKHLNLMDVNNRKYLQAQMDHFFNNEPFDKAEGYVPPEK; encoded by the coding sequence ATGAGCCGCACTGTATTCTGCCGAAAGTACCAGAAGGAAATGGAAGGCCTGTCCATGCCTCCAATGCCCGGCCCCAAGGGCCAGGATATCTTTGAAAACGTATCCAAAGCCGCCTGGGACGAATGGCAGAATCAGCAGACCATGCTGATCAACGAAAAGCACCTGAATCTGATGGACGTGAACAACCGCAAATACCTGCAAGCGCAGATGGACCACTTCTTTAATAACGAGCCTTTCGACAAGGCCGAAGGGTACGTACCGCCAGAAAAGTAA
- a CDS encoding aromatic amino acid transporter, which produces MAKQVKSQPVPSLIGGASIIASVCVGAGMLGLPSSGAGAWTVWSSLALVLTMLVMTLSGWMLLEAFKHFDLRASFNTVTKSLLGTRVNAFSNLTVYFVGGILLYAYITSSGLILQSMTGVGSKLASVIFVLLFSLMVWHSTRAVDRLSVVLVTFMLVSFVLGVSGLAVRIDLGVLFDSANPDGRYAPFAMAMLPVALTSFGYHHSVASMRAYYGEERKAQKAILGGTLVALTFYLVWLLSIFGNLPRADFGPVVAQGGDVDVLLAALGYAIDSERVATTISAFSTAAILSSFVGVGLGTFDYMADLLGFSNDRKGRTKTWAITFIPPLMLSLFFPFGFVLAIGYAGAAAAVWACIVPALLARKSRTLDGGRSGFMAPGGQLAIALVLVFGSLTIVFHFLGLAGWLPEPYFLIEQ; this is translated from the coding sequence GTGGCAAAGCAAGTAAAATCACAACCAGTACCGTCACTTATTGGCGGTGCAAGTATTATCGCCAGTGTGTGCGTGGGTGCTGGCATGCTGGGCTTGCCCAGTTCCGGTGCCGGAGCCTGGACCGTCTGGTCCAGTCTGGCCCTGGTGCTGACTATGTTGGTGATGACCCTCTCCGGCTGGATGCTGCTGGAAGCGTTCAAGCACTTCGATCTGCGGGCGTCGTTTAACACGGTGACTAAATCTCTGCTGGGCACGCGGGTGAATGCCTTCAGTAATCTGACGGTCTATTTTGTGGGTGGAATTCTGCTGTATGCCTACATCACCTCGTCTGGCCTGATTCTGCAAAGCATGACGGGTGTCGGCAGCAAGTTGGCGTCGGTCATTTTTGTGCTGCTGTTTTCTCTGATGGTCTGGCATTCAACCCGAGCGGTGGATCGGCTGTCGGTGGTGCTGGTGACCTTCATGCTGGTGAGCTTTGTGTTGGGGGTGTCGGGCCTGGCGGTGCGCATTGATCTCGGTGTTTTGTTCGATTCCGCTAACCCCGATGGACGCTACGCGCCTTTCGCCATGGCCATGCTGCCGGTTGCCCTGACCTCCTTTGGTTATCACCATTCGGTGGCCTCCATGCGGGCTTATTACGGTGAAGAGCGCAAAGCACAGAAGGCGATTCTGGGAGGAACCCTGGTGGCCCTGACTTTCTACCTGGTATGGCTGCTCAGTATTTTCGGTAACCTGCCGAGGGCGGATTTCGGCCCGGTTGTCGCCCAGGGTGGCGATGTCGATGTCCTGCTGGCGGCCCTTGGCTATGCCATCGATTCCGAACGGGTGGCGACCACCATCAGTGCCTTCTCGACGGCGGCCATTCTGTCGTCATTCGTTGGTGTCGGTCTGGGGACCTTTGATTACATGGCCGATCTGCTGGGCTTCAGCAATGACCGAAAGGGGCGCACCAAAACCTGGGCCATCACCTTCATCCCGCCGCTGATGCTGTCGCTGTTTTTCCCGTTCGGCTTTGTGCTGGCCATCGGCTATGCTGGTGCGGCTGCAGCGGTATGGGCCTGCATTGTTCCGGCTTTGCTGGCCCGAAAATCCAGAACCCTCGACGGCGGTCGCAGTGGCTTCATGGCTCCGGGTGGCCAGCTGGCGATCGCGCTGGTGTTGGTGTTCGGTAGCTTGACCATTGTGTTTCACTTTCTGGGGCTGGCGGGTTGGTTGCCGGAGCCTTATTTCTTGATCGAACAGTAA
- a CDS encoding diguanylate cyclase, translating into MAVRRVIVFVLLLWVVSMAAHAAPILDAGDDEIRLTDFPVGYLIDNSQSLTYQEVREKTYNTMNSKGALGTGASVTWHRIALKNPGLEKKVLFLHLPAAFQVRAIEIYEERSQSLVGRAEIDLNDASDNPLMHRGTIVYPFSVPAGQNTIIYIRSHLYSHQWFEAEIYDDKHSRQALVGGHLDIALMVGMMLALVFYNGLLYFATNKKENMLYSLYLISGGVWIALSYGLLAKAFNVYGDGVFMLNLSVFTMPIFLVLFMMVIFETREFYVSEHGVLSGLLAVLVAGFCYGLFDIEGALVPASSLAALMMVVTFSVSLSILRKGHPLAKFFLVGHSFFVVFNGFAVLFYKGLMEPNYLNSHGVGIGIVLEAITLAFIISYRIKVLEDIRAQQDELKRQAATDPLTQLYNRRYFMAEAKSMAERATVLGQPLSVIALDIDHFKSVNDTYGHHAGDLVLKAVAGNLQKFSRDRDLIARFGGEEFMILLPGADHAEAENCAERIREGVETHAVQAGDEVKIRVTVSLGVAQVNSATESVEDAVNRADKALYVAKTGGRNRVCSAA; encoded by the coding sequence ATGGCAGTTCGCAGAGTGATTGTGTTCGTTCTTCTGCTGTGGGTTGTGAGTATGGCAGCGCACGCAGCGCCCATCCTGGATGCGGGTGATGACGAGATTCGGTTAACGGACTTTCCCGTCGGCTACCTTATCGACAATTCGCAGTCGCTAACTTATCAGGAGGTTCGCGAGAAAACCTATAACACCATGAATAGTAAAGGGGCTCTCGGGACCGGGGCCTCGGTTACCTGGCACCGGATTGCGTTGAAAAATCCGGGGCTGGAGAAGAAAGTCCTGTTTCTGCATTTACCCGCGGCTTTTCAGGTGCGCGCAATAGAAATCTATGAGGAGCGTTCCCAGAGCCTGGTCGGGCGCGCCGAGATTGATCTGAACGATGCCAGCGACAACCCTTTAATGCATCGGGGGACGATCGTCTATCCATTCTCGGTGCCGGCGGGGCAAAACACCATTATCTACATCCGCAGTCATCTGTATTCGCATCAGTGGTTTGAGGCGGAAATCTACGACGATAAGCACTCACGACAGGCGTTAGTGGGTGGGCATCTGGACATCGCGTTAATGGTGGGAATGATGTTGGCGTTGGTGTTTTATAACGGCCTGTTGTATTTCGCCACCAACAAGAAAGAGAACATGTTGTACTCCCTTTATCTTATTTCGGGGGGGGTCTGGATAGCGCTCTCCTACGGCTTGCTTGCGAAAGCGTTCAATGTATATGGCGATGGCGTTTTCATGCTGAACCTGTCGGTATTCACCATGCCGATTTTTCTTGTGCTGTTCATGATGGTGATATTCGAAACCCGTGAGTTTTATGTTAGCGAACATGGAGTTCTCAGTGGCTTGCTGGCTGTGTTGGTGGCGGGTTTCTGCTATGGGCTGTTCGATATCGAAGGGGCTTTGGTGCCCGCAAGTAGTCTTGCAGCATTGATGATGGTCGTGACGTTTTCGGTAAGCCTCTCAATATTGCGCAAAGGCCACCCGTTGGCGAAGTTTTTTCTCGTGGGGCATAGCTTTTTTGTCGTGTTCAACGGTTTTGCTGTGCTGTTTTACAAGGGGTTGATGGAGCCAAATTATCTCAACAGCCATGGGGTAGGAATTGGTATTGTGCTGGAAGCGATAACGCTGGCATTCATCATTTCATACCGAATCAAAGTGCTCGAGGATATCCGTGCCCAGCAGGACGAGCTCAAACGGCAGGCGGCTACGGATCCACTGACCCAACTCTATAATCGCCGGTACTTTATGGCTGAGGCCAAGTCGATGGCCGAGCGAGCAACTGTTCTGGGGCAGCCGCTGTCGGTGATCGCCTTGGATATCGATCACTTCAAATCAGTGAACGATACGTACGGGCATCATGCCGGCGATCTGGTTTTGAAGGCTGTGGCAGGCAACCTTCAGAAATTCAGTCGAGACAGAGACTTGATTGCGCGCTTTGGAGGCGAGGAGTTTATGATCCTGTTGCCCGGTGCCGACCACGCCGAAGCCGAGAACTGTGCAGAGCGAATTCGGGAGGGAGTTGAAACACATGCCGTTCAAGCCGGCGATGAAGTGAAGATCCGGGTGACGGTCAGTCTGGGTGTTGCACAGGTCAACAGTGCCACTGAATCGGTCGAAGACGCTGTTAATCGGGCCGACAAGGCCCTGTATGTAGCCAAAACCGGAGGGCGTAACCGCGTGTGCTCTGCGGCATGA
- the hisH gene encoding imidazole glycerol phosphate synthase subunit HisH, translating into MKTVAIIDYGMGNLHSARKAVEHVAPDCTVLVTDNAARIREADRVILPGVGAIRDCMAEIRRLEVDKLVKEVSQDRPFLGICVGMQALMARSEENGGVEGIGLFPSEVRYFGDNLTENGERLKVPHMGWNQVHQAMDHPLWHNIPDGDRFYFVHSYYAEATGNAHMAGRTHYGVDLAAAVAKDNIFAVQFHPEKSARAGLQLLENFTNWTGNR; encoded by the coding sequence ATGAAGACCGTCGCCATTATCGACTACGGCATGGGCAATCTGCACTCCGCGCGCAAGGCCGTGGAACACGTTGCCCCGGATTGCACCGTATTGGTTACCGATAACGCCGCCCGGATACGCGAAGCCGATCGGGTGATTTTGCCCGGCGTTGGTGCCATCCGTGACTGCATGGCTGAAATTCGCCGCTTGGAAGTGGATAAGCTGGTGAAAGAAGTCTCTCAGGACCGCCCCTTTCTGGGCATTTGCGTGGGTATGCAGGCGCTGATGGCCCGAAGTGAAGAGAACGGCGGCGTGGAAGGCATCGGCCTGTTTCCCTCGGAAGTGCGTTACTTCGGTGACAATCTGACCGAAAACGGTGAGCGCCTGAAAGTGCCTCATATGGGTTGGAACCAGGTTCACCAAGCGATGGATCACCCTCTATGGCACAACATTCCGGACGGTGACCGCTTTTACTTCGTGCACAGCTACTACGCCGAAGCCACGGGCAACGCCCACATGGCGGGCCGCACTCATTACGGTGTTGATCTGGCTGCTGCCGTGGCGAAAGATAATATTTTTGCAGTGCAGTTCCACCCCGAGAAAAGCGCACGGGCGGGCCTGCAGTTACTGGAAAACTTTACAAATTGGACTGGAAACCGCTGA
- the hisB gene encoding imidazoleglycerol-phosphate dehydratase HisB, with protein MAERKARVERNTLETQITVEINLDGTGKACFDTGVPFLEHMMDQIARHGLIDLDITCKGDTYIDDHHTVEDIGITLGQAFKQAVGDKKGIRRYGHAYVPLDEALSRVVIDLSGRPGLCMNVPYTRAVVGGFDVDLFEEFFRGFVNHSMTTVHIDNLKGKNTHHQIETVYKAFGRALRMTVEMDERMAGIMPSTKGAL; from the coding sequence ATGGCTGAACGTAAGGCTCGGGTAGAGCGAAATACCCTTGAAACCCAGATCACCGTTGAGATCAATCTCGACGGTACCGGCAAAGCTTGTTTCGACACAGGCGTGCCCTTCCTAGAACACATGATGGACCAGATCGCTCGCCATGGCTTGATCGACCTGGATATCACCTGCAAAGGCGATACCTACATAGACGATCACCACACCGTGGAAGATATCGGTATTACCTTGGGTCAGGCCTTTAAGCAGGCTGTAGGCGATAAAAAAGGTATTCGCCGTTACGGCCACGCCTACGTGCCGCTGGATGAAGCGCTTTCCCGCGTTGTGATCGACCTTTCTGGCCGCCCAGGCCTGTGCATGAACGTACCCTACACCCGTGCGGTGGTTGGTGGATTCGACGTGGATTTGTTTGAAGAGTTCTTCCGCGGGTTCGTGAACCACTCGATGACAACCGTCCACATCGACAATCTGAAGGGTAAGAACACCCACCACCAGATTGAAACTGTGTACAAGGCCTTCGGCCGTGCCCTGCGCATGACCGTTGAGATGGACGAACGCATGGCCGGCATCATGCCGTCTACCAAGGGCGCTCTGTAA
- a CDS encoding SRPBCC family protein, whose translation MAITVSIELNRELEIQASYDEVFDLLADVPESVSHFPKVEKLVDLGDNTYRWEMEKVGVDKHAIQTVYACKYFADKDAGKITWEPVKGEGNGVVSGSWVITAKDANTTGLRFQTSAALTVPLPSLLKLAISPVIKHEFNSLVDTYMNNLKNAF comes from the coding sequence GTGGCTATCACTGTTTCAATCGAGCTGAACCGTGAACTGGAAATTCAGGCAAGCTATGACGAAGTATTCGACCTGCTGGCCGATGTTCCCGAATCGGTCAGTCATTTCCCGAAAGTAGAAAAACTGGTCGATCTGGGTGACAACACCTACCGTTGGGAAATGGAAAAAGTCGGTGTTGATAAACACGCCATTCAGACCGTTTACGCGTGTAAATATTTTGCCGACAAAGATGCGGGCAAGATCACCTGGGAGCCGGTTAAAGGTGAAGGCAATGGTGTTGTGAGCGGTTCTTGGGTGATTACTGCCAAAGATGCGAATACCACTGGCCTTCGTTTTCAAACCAGCGCTGCGCTGACAGTCCCTCTGCCAAGCCTGCTAAAACTTGCTATCAGCCCTGTCATCAAGCACGAATTTAACAGCTTGGTAGACACCTACATGAACAATCTGAAAAACGCGTTCTAA
- the hisA gene encoding 1-(5-phosphoribosyl)-5-[(5-phosphoribosylamino)methylideneamino]imidazole-4-carboxamide isomerase, translated as MLIIPAIDLKDGKCVRLRQGRMDDSTVFGDDPVDMATKWVEAGARRLHLVDLNGAFAGEPVNGEIVKAIAKKYPELPIQIGGGIRSAETIEAYLKAGVQWVIIGTKAVKEPEFVTEMCKRFPGHIIVGLDAKDGRVATDGWAEVSEVMAVDLAKRFANDGVDSIVYTDIARDGMMQGVNVEATAALAEQGGIPVIASGGVTNMDDLKRLAPMADKGILGAITGRAIYEGTLDVAEAQAYCDSLNN; from the coding sequence ATGCTGATTATCCCCGCAATCGATCTGAAAGACGGCAAGTGCGTAAGACTGCGCCAGGGCCGCATGGACGACTCCACTGTGTTCGGAGACGATCCGGTAGATATGGCCACCAAGTGGGTTGAAGCCGGCGCTCGTCGCTTGCATTTGGTCGATCTTAACGGCGCCTTTGCCGGTGAGCCCGTAAACGGCGAAATCGTTAAAGCCATCGCCAAGAAATACCCGGAGCTGCCCATCCAGATTGGTGGCGGCATCCGTTCAGCCGAAACCATCGAGGCCTATCTGAAAGCAGGCGTTCAATGGGTAATCATCGGTACCAAAGCAGTGAAAGAACCCGAGTTTGTTACGGAAATGTGCAAGCGTTTCCCCGGCCACATCATTGTGGGGCTGGACGCCAAAGACGGTCGCGTAGCGACGGATGGCTGGGCGGAAGTTTCCGAAGTGATGGCGGTTGATCTGGCCAAGCGTTTCGCCAACGACGGTGTAGACTCCATCGTCTACACCGACATTGCCCGTGACGGCATGATGCAGGGTGTGAATGTTGAAGCTACCGCAGCTTTGGCAGAGCAGGGCGGAATTCCGGTGATTGCCTCCGGTGGTGTCACCAACATGGATGATCTCAAGCGTCTGGCCCCTATGGCAGATAAAGGCATTCTGGGCGCGATCACCGGCCGTGCTATCTACGAAGGCACGCTGGACGTGGCAGAAGCCCAAGCCTACTGCGACAGCTTGAACAACTGA
- a CDS encoding PEP-CTERM sorting domain-containing protein — MTATIRLMAISSVALLLMAGSPAQAVPMSCTSATTYTLSDAANSACFSGNDTNQIDASFSLFGMTGWVLSDKNDGRDGDGVIEFLTAPTNGDKSGTWAINTLAGLSDIVITLKAGNGFGAFLLDLTVADPLSGTWESGKDLSHASIYYNGQPTKVPEPSTLALIGLGLLGLGMARRRAHK, encoded by the coding sequence ATGACAGCTACAATTCGATTAATGGCGATAAGTTCTGTTGCATTGCTTTTGATGGCAGGCAGTCCAGCACAGGCCGTACCGATGTCGTGTACCTCTGCGACTACTTATACGTTGTCCGATGCAGCGAATAGCGCATGTTTCAGCGGTAATGACACTAACCAAATTGATGCAAGTTTTTCGCTTTTCGGAATGACAGGATGGGTACTCTCGGATAAAAACGATGGCCGAGATGGCGATGGAGTGATTGAGTTTTTAACTGCACCGACGAACGGTGACAAATCTGGAACTTGGGCAATCAATACGCTCGCTGGTTTGAGCGATATCGTGATTACGCTTAAGGCGGGAAATGGGTTCGGGGCATTTCTACTCGATCTGACGGTTGCTGATCCTCTTTCCGGAACATGGGAATCAGGCAAGGACTTGTCCCATGCCTCGATTTATTACAATGGACAGCCGACTAAAGTGCCCGAGCCGAGCACGCTGGCTTTGATCGGCTTGGGGTTGTTAGGGCTTGGTATGGCTAGGCGAAGAGCCCACAAGTAA
- the hisF gene encoding imidazole glycerol phosphate synthase subunit HisF has translation MALAKRIIPCLDVDKGRVVKGVNFVDIRDAGDPVEVARRYNEQGADEITFLDITASHESRDTTYETVERMAAEVFIPLTVGGGVRTVDDIRNLLNAGADKVSINTAAVFNPEFVREAADRFGRQCIVVAIDAKQVSAEGEEPRWEIFTHGGRKPTGLDAVEWAVKMVEMGAGELLLTSMDRDGTKIGFDLGLTRAISDAVSVPVIASGGVGELQHLADGVTQGGADAVLAASIFHFGQHTIPEAKAFMKAQGIEVRD, from the coding sequence ATGGCACTGGCAAAGCGCATCATCCCCTGCCTGGATGTCGATAAAGGCCGCGTGGTTAAAGGCGTGAATTTTGTCGATATTCGTGACGCCGGCGACCCCGTCGAAGTAGCGCGACGTTACAACGAACAGGGTGCAGACGAAATTACGTTTCTGGATATCACGGCCAGTCACGAAAGCCGCGACACCACCTACGAAACTGTAGAGCGGATGGCGGCCGAGGTGTTCATTCCGCTGACGGTTGGCGGCGGTGTTCGCACTGTGGACGACATTCGTAACCTGCTGAACGCCGGTGCCGACAAGGTATCGATCAACACCGCTGCGGTGTTCAATCCGGAGTTCGTTCGTGAAGCCGCAGATCGATTTGGTCGCCAGTGCATTGTGGTGGCCATAGATGCCAAGCAGGTCAGTGCCGAAGGTGAGGAGCCTCGCTGGGAAATCTTTACTCACGGAGGCCGTAAGCCGACCGGTTTGGATGCCGTTGAGTGGGCCGTGAAGATGGTCGAAATGGGTGCGGGTGAGCTGTTGCTGACCAGTATGGACCGTGACGGCACCAAGATTGGTTTCGACCTTGGCTTAACCCGTGCGATCAGCGATGCGGTATCCGTGCCGGTGATTGCCTCCGGCGGAGTGGGCGAGCTACAGCACTTGGCCGATGGCGTTACCCAAGGTGGTGCAGATGCCGTTTTGGCTGCATCTATCTTTCACTTCGGGCAGCACACCATTCCCGAAGCCAAAGCCTTTATGAAGGCTCAGGGCATCGAAGTCCGCGATTAA
- a CDS encoding AsmA family protein, with the protein MKVIRYALYAVIGLVVLAVAAVAIAVAVINPNDYKPQIEAAVEKQTNLDLILEGDIGWSFIPLGLELNKVEATLEGERFVALEQLIAQIDFWSLITMSPQVNTFVLNGLDAHFEVNEQGEGNWARIMKEKPAGTAAPEQADTPETPAASEETAEASEGGEALNFNVENVEISDARVHYNDLSTGQSVVLEDFSVLASNITLGSEFPLDIQFRVETAQPKLAVDGSISAKLKANQALNEFTMSGLSAVFDMNGEPFSGKSVTAELGGSLAANLEDETASLNDFTASLANLKLSTNLNVKGFGDKPALNGSLAISEFSLKELLSNLGQPAIETTDPDVLKAIAFSTNLGGKPGTVALSDLKITLDDTNFNGNGSYTLSNGGLVFNLQGDKLNADRYLPPAAEDGAAAEEESETDTSATETASASQPETDLLPLETLRSLLLDINFDLGELIVSNLTINEIKASTTAKDGLLKVDEFSGKLYYGSFGANVTIDARTDNPKWNIRSDVNNVQTLPLLTDLAEVDMLSGGANLNLAVNTTGNRISALRNNAKGEISFNLAEGEFRQMNLTRMACQGIALVNQEQLSTSDWGTTTPFNDMRGTLKIDGNTLNNTDLVAELAGMRLEGDGTVELEQSELDYEVGLRIVGDIHRDQACRTTEYVQNVVIPVECRGNFAEDPAGLCSFDGSRFRDTLKDIAANAARAKAKEEIDRAKEKAREKADEAKQKAKDKVDEKLKEKLGEEGGKVKDALKGLFN; encoded by the coding sequence ATGAAAGTCATACGCTACGCGCTCTATGCCGTTATCGGCCTTGTCGTCCTAGCTGTCGCAGCCGTTGCTATCGCTGTGGCGGTCATTAACCCCAATGACTACAAGCCCCAAATCGAAGCGGCAGTCGAGAAGCAAACCAATCTGGACCTCATCCTTGAAGGCGATATTGGCTGGTCATTCATTCCCCTCGGCCTGGAACTGAACAAAGTAGAAGCGACACTCGAAGGTGAGCGCTTTGTTGCTCTGGAGCAGTTAATCGCCCAGATCGATTTTTGGTCGCTGATCACCATGTCTCCACAAGTAAACACCTTCGTTCTAAATGGCCTAGACGCGCACTTCGAAGTGAATGAGCAAGGCGAAGGCAATTGGGCGCGGATCATGAAAGAGAAGCCTGCCGGCACCGCAGCACCAGAACAAGCAGACACCCCGGAAACACCGGCAGCCTCTGAAGAAACCGCAGAGGCGAGCGAAGGCGGCGAAGCGCTTAACTTCAATGTAGAAAATGTTGAGATCAGCGATGCACGCGTTCACTACAATGACCTAAGCACAGGGCAGTCCGTAGTTCTGGAAGACTTCTCTGTATTGGCCAGCAACATTACTTTAGGTTCCGAGTTCCCGCTGGACATTCAATTCAGAGTGGAAACAGCACAACCCAAACTGGCCGTAGATGGCAGCATCAGCGCCAAGCTGAAAGCGAACCAAGCACTCAACGAATTCACTATGTCTGGCCTGAGCGCCGTATTCGACATGAACGGCGAACCGTTTAGCGGCAAGTCTGTCACTGCTGAACTGGGTGGTTCTCTGGCGGCCAACCTTGAAGACGAAACCGCGTCACTGAACGATTTCACCGCCAGCCTGGCCAACCTGAAACTGAGCACCAACCTCAACGTAAAAGGTTTTGGCGACAAGCCGGCTTTGAATGGCAGCCTGGCTATCTCAGAGTTTTCCCTGAAAGAACTCCTGAGCAATCTCGGCCAACCCGCCATTGAAACCACCGACCCAGATGTACTGAAAGCCATCGCGTTTTCCACCAACCTTGGCGGCAAGCCAGGTACGGTGGCGCTAAGCGATCTCAAGATCACCTTGGACGACACCAATTTCAACGGTAACGGCAGCTATACCCTGAGCAACGGTGGTCTGGTGTTCAACCTGCAAGGCGACAAGCTAAACGCAGACCGCTATTTGCCACCTGCAGCTGAAGATGGCGCTGCCGCCGAGGAGGAAAGTGAAACCGACACCTCGGCAACAGAAACCGCCTCGGCCAGCCAGCCGGAAACCGATCTTCTGCCACTGGAAACGCTGCGTTCGTTGCTGCTGGACATCAACTTTGATTTGGGCGAGTTGATTGTCAGCAACCTGACCATCAACGAAATCAAAGCCAGCACCACCGCGAAAGACGGTTTGCTGAAGGTCGATGAATTCAGCGGCAAGCTGTATTACGGCTCCTTTGGCGCCAACGTCACCATTGACGCCCGCACCGACAACCCGAAGTGGAACATCCGCTCTGACGTCAACAACGTGCAAACGCTGCCCCTGCTGACGGATCTGGCAGAGGTAGACATGCTGTCTGGTGGCGCCAACCTCAATCTCGCTGTAAATACGACTGGCAATCGCATCTCGGCATTGCGCAACAACGCAAAAGGTGAAATCAGCTTCAATCTGGCCGAAGGTGAATTCCGGCAGATGAACCTGACCCGCATGGCCTGCCAAGGCATCGCATTGGTCAATCAGGAGCAGCTGTCTACTTCAGATTGGGGCACAACCACGCCGTTCAACGACATGCGCGGCACTCTGAAGATTGACGGCAACACTCTGAACAATACCGATCTGGTGGCCGAACTGGCAGGTATGCGTTTGGAAGGCGACGGTACCGTTGAACTGGAGCAAAGCGAACTCGATTACGAAGTCGGACTGCGCATTGTTGGCGACATCCACCGCGATCAGGCCTGCCGAACCACCGAGTACGTTCAAAACGTGGTTATTCCGGTCGAATGCCGCGGCAACTTCGCCGAAGATCCAGCCGGCCTGTGTTCCTTCGACGGCTCTCGGTTCCGTGACACCTTGAAAGATATTGCCGCCAACGCTGCGCGCGCGAAAGCAAAAGAAGAGATTGACCGCGCCAAGGAAAAGGCACGAGAAAAGGCGGATGAAGCCAAGCAGAAAGCAAAGGACAAGGTTGACGAAAAACTTAAGGAAAAGCTGGGCGAAGAAGGCGGCAAAGTGAAAGACGCGCTTAAAGGCCTGTTCAACTAA